The Citrus sinensis cultivar Valencia sweet orange chromosome 4, DVS_A1.0, whole genome shotgun sequence DNA segment GTCTACAGGGGAGTTTTGAGAGATGAGACGAAGGTGGCAGTGAAGAGGGGAGGTACTCAATCACATCAGGGTCTTGCAGAATTCAGGACTGAAATTGAAATGCTGTCTCAGTTTCGTCACCGTCATTTGGTATCTTTGATTGGGTACTGTGATGAACGGAACGAGATGATTATAATCTATGAGTACATGGAAAACGGTACTCTCAAGGACCATCTGTATGCCTCAAATTTTCCCAGCTTAAGCTGGAGAAAAAGGCTGGAGATATGCATTGGAGCTGCCAGAGGACTTCACTATCTTCATACTGGCTCGACAAAGGCAATTATTCACCGTGATGTCAAGTCTGCTAACATTCTACTAGATGAAAATCTCATGGCCAAGGTTGCTGATTTTGGGCTCTCAAAAATTGGCCCTGACCTTGATCAGACTCATGTCAGCACAGCAGTGAAGGGCAGCTTTGGATATCTTGATCCAGAGTACTTGACAAAGCAACAACTGACTGAAAAATCAGATGTGTACTCATTTGGGGTGGTTATGTTTGAAATCCTGTGTGGGAGACCTGTTATTGATCCATCACTTCCGCGAGAAAAGGTGAATTTGGTCGAATGGGCAATGAAGTGCCAAGAGACAGGACAACTGGAGGACATTGTAGATCCTACCCTCACTGGTCAAATAAAACCGGACTCCTTGAATAAGTTTGTTGAGATAGCTGAGAAATGCTTAGCACAATGTGGCATTGATCGGCCTTCAATGGGAGATGTCTTGTGGAACTTGGAGTATGCACTTCAGCTCCAAGGAGATGAAGGAAAATCCAGTCCTAAAGGTGAGACATCTTCACCAAATAATCACTCGCATTCGCAAACCGGCCTATCAAACACAGAATTTAGTACGGCAAGTGTAGGTGACCTTGCTGGCGTTTCAATGAGTAAAGTTTTTGCCCAAATGGTGAGAGAGGAAATGAGGGAGATGTAATGAACCTCGTGTATTCAAGAGTTGTTTCACACATATTGTACGGGCTCGGATTCAAAGTCATGTACCTTTGCTTGTATGTATGAAGCATATCAGCTGATTTCTCGGTATGCAAAGCTTTTGCAATGTGTTTGTTTAATCTAGTGTTCTAGAGCATACACAAAATACTGCATTGTTCGCCTGCTTTTGTGTTTGTGTAATTTATCATCACTGCTggcttttgagttttgatccCAGCACTGCCTGTTCACATATGAAATGTAAgcttaacaaagaaaaagccATTGAAATTCTGGAGTGAGATTGGGCAGAGTTGTTTTCCCACTAGCAGAACGTTTATGCCATACACTAAGCGGTTTTGCAAAAAGCCTCGTTTACAAGTGCTTCAAGCTTGAAGCAGTTGGCATTGGCAAGGCTATATGGAGAAGCACATGAATAGTCTCTCGCCAATCAACATTAAGAATGTTTTCAccttcaaaatctgattttattatttcaactAAACGTTATAAACTAAAGGGTTCTTATCCTTCAACTGTTAAACTCAAGCTGTCAGTTGGGATTGAAGGCATCGTCAGTGTCAGCGTCGGCGTGCGACTACCAATTggctgaatttttttctttgatgaatGAGTTGTGGCTGTATTTAAATCCAATATTAACTATATTgcctttgtaaatttaaagtatgttttataattttatattggtTTTGATTGCAAGATCATTTTTGCCTCTATAATGTCAGCACGACATTAGTATCGGACTAACAGTGTTGATAAAAATGTagtgaaatgaaagattttataGGAAAATAATAGACCAATAATTCTTGTATTcgtttaatattttacaatttctgTGATAGTTAAAGGAAAATAGCCCTAAACtctaaagtaaaataaataatagtttcAAAAgcttcaagaaaaagaaaatacttaGCGTACGAGTTTGACTGCAtatgaatttctttttaagttttctttcCATGATTGGCAATGACATTTCtatctaaattataaaaactaacgttttcattaaaattaattaaaattcggAGTTCATTCTAGACTAATTGTTTTTTGGCGATGGTGTGTATTTTTTGGATGAAGGGTCATCACccggattaaaaaaaaaatggtatattccattcaatgaaattttaaaccaaataaattatttttctctctagaTTATTTGCcattaatttaagatttccattttaactataatttttaaatgccgtataataaattgtaagaattttattatttacttatacTTTTCAACCAATCCCTTGTGCCACGTAGATGCCAACTCAACTATGTGATACatcataattgaatttgaaatgtgCATCAACttatttcttaagaaaaattaaacgTAAACTAAAgaaatcacttttttttttaaatacaaaaaagaaaaaaaaaatccttttgacaaaataaatacgCTAGCACAAAATTTCCATGGTGATGTTAATGAGGTCACGGTTGCCTCGCTACGACCAAACCGCCCGGTTCAACAAAACAAACCGTGAATCCACAGCACTGTTCGATGATGCGATATTCCAATCATTCATTCTCGCCTCAACTATTTCTGTGTGACGCACTCTCTATCTCGAATAGGAAACCTCTGGAGACAAAAACCCTAGCCATGGATAAAGACAAATCCTCCAAACGCTCACATGACCACCACCGTGACCGTGATGGAGAACACAGGCATCGACACAGAGACAGAGACGATAAACACCGTGACCATCACCACCACCGATCGTCGGATCACAAATCTTCTAGGCGCGACGAACGAGAGAGATCCCGCGACCGCGAGAAATCGATCGACGAACGAGATTTCAAGCGCGAGAAGTCGCACGACGATCGCGAGCGTGACCGAGATTTTAAGCGCGAAAAATCCCACGAAGAGCGCGATTCCAGGCGCGACCGAGATAGATCTCGCGAAGTGAAGCGCGAGGAATTTGACGATGGTGATGACGTGGCGAGCGAGGttaagaagaagaggaaagcGAGGGACGAGAGTGAGGAGAGAGGAGAGAAGAAGAATGCTAGGGTTTTGGATGAGAAGAGGGAGAAGAAGAGAAGGTTCGAGGACAATTTcgtaaaagaagaagaggatgACGGGGGTATTTCCGGTAATGCCAATGTTTCTGAGATTTATTTGAAGCAAGAAGTCAATGGCCATGATTCTACCAATGCCGGCGGCTCTGCAAATTCTAatgtgagtttttttttttcaaattctaatttaattgttgATATTTTCTACTTAATGATTTATCTCCTGTGTAGTTCACTGTGCTATGTAGTGAATTATTGCTCTACTCTACATGAAGTGTACCTTAGGGCTTCTGTCATGATTTGGATACATGTGTAGCacatttgttaattttcaCATATCCAAGCTCGTGCTGTTGTCAATTGACTTGTTGTTTATTAACAGGGTGCCGCTGTTGAATCAATTACTATGGCATCGAGGACTTCGCCTGATACTACTATGGCTGCCGGTCATCCTCCCTTTCCTACTAAGGTATCTTCAATTTCTAccacaaatgaaaataaggGAGTTAGTATTACCAGGTCTCATGAGGTTCATGGAAAATCTAGTACAGATGGGACATCTTCAGCTGCTGGGAAAAGTGGAAGTCTATCACTAGATGCTTTAGCAAAAGCTAAGAAAGCTTTACAAATGCAGAAGGAATTGtcagaaaaattgaagaagataCCAACGGTAAGAATCTTTGTTGTGAagaatttttgtgtttttcagctgtatttatttttatcatccATTAAgtggttttatttttgtttatgcaGTTGAGCAAGGGGTCAAGTTCAGATGGTAGTGGAAAAGTTCAGGGACCGGCAGCTACTGCTTCTGATGCGGCTGCGGCTGCGGCAGCAGCTTCTGTTCAGCCACCTACAAGTTCAGTGCCTGCTTTTCCCGGCCTTGCTAATATTACCAATATTGAAGCTGTTAAAAGGGCTCAGGAACTTGCTGCTAAGATGGGATTTCGTCAGGACCCTGAATTTGCTCCTATTATAAACTGTTTTCCTGGACAGCCGCCGGTGGATGCTGCCGTGCCTCAGAAGCCTACCAAGGCTCCTGTTCTTCGTGTGGATGCACTTGGTAGGGAAATAGATGAGCATGGAAATGTAGTGAACAGGACTAAACCAAGCAACCTAAGTACTCTGAAGGTTTGCTTTCTGACATTTGAAAACAATTATCTTATAGTGAACTTATTTGGGTGGTTTGATCTTGTTAGTGCTTTTAAGCTGATTCATCTAAACTTTCCAGGTCAACATCAACAAGCAAAAGAAAGATGCATTTCAGATTCTTAAACCTGAGCTGGAAGTGGATCCAAATGTGAATCCTCATTTTGACCCAAGGATGggtataaataaaagtaagcTTTTGAGACCCAAACGGATGACTTTCCAGTTTGTAGAGGAAGGAAAATGGTCAAAAGAGGCTGAGATACTTAGGGTCAAGGTAATTTTTCTGCACTTTTTCCTGCTCTTTTCCCTTATTAgatcatttcttatttatttcatatatgCATTCCATTTGTTTGTCACAGAGTCAATTTGGAGAAGCGGGAGCAAAAGAGCGACAGGCAAAGCAAGCACAGTTAGCTAAAGCTAAAGGAGGGACTGATATAAATCCGAATTTGATAGAGGTAGCCGAAAGAGTCATTACCAAGGAAAAACCTAAGGACCCAATTCCTGAAATAGAGTGGTGGTAAGTTgatatgcttttatttttggagTAAAATGTTGAAtgttttattgaataagtGTTATTCTTTAGTATAGTGTACTTGGTAAATCCATGGGGTGGATGCAACAATATGATTTGTGGTTTCTAACCAAGAGGTCAAGAGGTTCAAATCCCCCTTACAACctcttgttttttaattacagGTTTCCTGATTATTAGATTATATGAATGGGCTATggtcctcatttttttaacaagaCGCACGTACCAAAGGATTTTGAGACATTGTAGAGTTGAACAAATTTGGTTCACAGATACTTTGACGTACAGAAACTTTTTAGATAGGCAGTAGGCTGTAGTAACAATCCTGGTGAGGATGGTGAGGGGGATGTGCGAAACCAAAGATAAACAACTAGAGATATCAATCCTGGAGTGTTGCCTTGTTAGAATCACCTACCAGTAATGGGAATAAATGGTTGTTTGAGATGAGCACTTGTAGCAGAGGATTATATAATAAGAACTGTCCTGGACTTATTTCTGTTAAACTTTAGAAACAGACTAATGTTTGGAAAGTGGAATGGGATTTGGTGTAATTATGGCTATAACATCTAACCATAGTTTCTTGATGTCTAAAATCAAGGTTTTAGTTTTATATGAACCAAGGGGAAAGTCGTTCTTGTTTGTACTCTCTATCCTTTCTTCTTTGCCACCtccaaattttgtattatgtaTATGAAATGCTCCTCTTAGGAGTCTGATTATGAATGTTTTACTGAATTTCAGGGATGCACCTTTGTTGCTTACTGGTTCTTATGCTGACATATCTGATGATGTTAcaattgaagataaattaaagaggGAGAAGATCACTATCTATGTTGAACATCCCCGTCCTATTGAGCCTCCTGCTGAGCCAGCTCCCCCTCCACCTCAACCGCTAAAGCTAACCAAGAAAGAGCAGAAGAAACTCCGTACACAGAGGCGTCTGGCCAGGGAAAAAGATAGACAGGAGATGATAAGACAAGGCCTGATTGAACCTCCTAAACCTAAAGTAAAAATGAGCAATTTGATGAAGGTCCTTGGCTCTGAAGCAACCCAGGATCCCACAAGACTGGAAAAAGAGATTCGTAGCGCTGCTGCTGAGCGTGAACAAGCTCATATTGACAGGAATATTGCTCGCAAGCTCACTCCTGCGGAGCGCcgagagaaaaaagaaagaaagttatTTGATGACCCTAGTTCAGTGGAGACAATTGTTTCAGTTTACAAGATCAATGACCTTTCCCACCCGAAGACCCGCTTTAAAGTGGATGTCAATGCCCATGAGAACCGTTTAACTGGAT contains these protein-coding regions:
- the LOC102614658 gene encoding protein RDM16 isoform X2 — its product is MAMILPMPAALQILMVPLLNQLLWHRGLRLILLWLPVILPFLLSTDGTSSAAGKSGSLSLDALAKAKKALQMQKELSEKLKKIPTLSKGSSSDGSGKVQGPAATASDAAAAAAAASVQPPTSSVPAFPGLANITNIEAVKRAQELAAKMGFRQDPEFAPIINCFPGQPPVDAAVPQKPTKAPVLRVDALGREIDEHGNVVNRTKPSNLSTLKVNINKQKKDAFQILKPELEVDPNVNPHFDPRMGINKSKLLRPKRMTFQFVEEGKWSKEAEILRVKSQFGEAGAKERQAKQAQLAKAKGGTDINPNLIEVAERVITKEKPKDPIPEIEWWDAPLLLTGSYADISDDVTIEDKLKREKITIYVEHPRPIEPPAEPAPPPPQPLKLTKKEQKKLRTQRRLAREKDRQEMIRQGLIEPPKPKVKMSNLMKVLGSEATQDPTRLEKEIRSAAAEREQAHIDRNIARKLTPAERREKKERKLFDDPSSVETIVSVYKINDLSHPKTRFKVDVNAHENRLTGCAVICEGINVVVVEGGSKSIKRYGKLMLRRIDWAKAVKEEDEDEDETTDKPVNKCVLVWQGNVARPSFNRFFVHECMTEAAAKKVFADAGVAHYWDLAVNFNDEI
- the LOC102614658 gene encoding protein RDM16 isoform X1, with amino-acid sequence MRYSNHSFSPQLFLCDALSISNRKPLETKTLAMDKDKSSKRSHDHHRDRDGEHRHRHRDRDDKHRDHHHHRSSDHKSSRRDERERSRDREKSIDERDFKREKSHDDRERDRDFKREKSHEERDSRRDRDRSREVKREEFDDGDDVASEVKKKRKARDESEERGEKKNARVLDEKREKKRRFEDNFVKEEEDDGGISGNANVSEIYLKQEVNGHDSTNAGGSANSNGAAVESITMASRTSPDTTMAAGHPPFPTKVSSISTTNENKGVSITRSHEVHGKSSTDGTSSAAGKSGSLSLDALAKAKKALQMQKELSEKLKKIPTLSKGSSSDGSGKVQGPAATASDAAAAAAAASVQPPTSSVPAFPGLANITNIEAVKRAQELAAKMGFRQDPEFAPIINCFPGQPPVDAAVPQKPTKAPVLRVDALGREIDEHGNVVNRTKPSNLSTLKVNINKQKKDAFQILKPELEVDPNVNPHFDPRMGINKSKLLRPKRMTFQFVEEGKWSKEAEILRVKSQFGEAGAKERQAKQAQLAKAKGGTDINPNLIEVAERVITKEKPKDPIPEIEWWDAPLLLTGSYADISDDVTIEDKLKREKITIYVEHPRPIEPPAEPAPPPPQPLKLTKKEQKKLRTQRRLAREKDRQEMIRQGLIEPPKPKVKMSNLMKVLGSEATQDPTRLEKEIRSAAAEREQAHIDRNIARKLTPAERREKKERKLFDDPSSVETIVSVYKINDLSHPKTRFKVDVNAHENRLTGCAVICEGINVVVVEGGSKSIKRYGKLMLRRIDWAKAVKEEDEDEDETTDKPVNKCVLVWQGNVARPSFNRFFVHECMTEAAAKKVFADAGVAHYWDLAVNFNDEI
- the LOC102614658 gene encoding protein RDM16 isoform X3 produces the protein MQKELSEKLKKIPTLSKGSSSDGSGKVQGPAATASDAAAAAAAASVQPPTSSVPAFPGLANITNIEAVKRAQELAAKMGFRQDPEFAPIINCFPGQPPVDAAVPQKPTKAPVLRVDALGREIDEHGNVVNRTKPSNLSTLKVNINKQKKDAFQILKPELEVDPNVNPHFDPRMGINKSKLLRPKRMTFQFVEEGKWSKEAEILRVKSQFGEAGAKERQAKQAQLAKAKGGTDINPNLIEVAERVITKEKPKDPIPEIEWWDAPLLLTGSYADISDDVTIEDKLKREKITIYVEHPRPIEPPAEPAPPPPQPLKLTKKEQKKLRTQRRLAREKDRQEMIRQGLIEPPKPKVKMSNLMKVLGSEATQDPTRLEKEIRSAAAEREQAHIDRNIARKLTPAERREKKERKLFDDPSSVETIVSVYKINDLSHPKTRFKVDVNAHENRLTGCAVICEGINVVVVEGGSKSIKRYGKLMLRRIDWAKAVKEEDEDEDETTDKPVNKCVLVWQGNVARPSFNRFFVHECMTEAAAKKVFADAGVAHYWDLAVNFNDEI